The segment TATCGAGGAAATAGATTATGACAACAATCAATTGAATTACACCATAATAGTAAATAATCCTAATTTGCTATCCATATTTATAATAAGTGATAATTCAGGTACAAATTCCTATAATCAGGCAAGTAAAACTTTACTTGAAGACTATGCCGGATTGATAAATATACAAATCAGAACGGATAACCAAGCCGTTACAATGTCAAATCAAGAATTAAGTACATATCTTGAATCTGCAGATATAGTAATAGCCGATTGGCTAAGTTCTGGAGTATATGAAAAGATTAATGCCATAATTAAGGATAATCCCAACATAATAAAAAATAAAAATAACAAAATATTCCTAATACTCGAACCGCCTGTATCTACAACGGCAAGTTCTGTAGAAATCATAAAGAATTCAACATTCTACATTAAAGGGGTAAACAAGTTATCCTCTTTAGCAAATGTGGGTATTGATGTATTATATGATTACTACTTCAATACAACGAGGGGATTGAGCTATTCAAGTGTTTATGACTACATAAGCAATGTCCATGAAATACCTGCAATATACAATCAGGCAACATTATATAAGGATTTAAGCAGTGTCGACGCCGATAGAAACATGATTTTATGGTTATTGAATTCCATAAATTCAAAAATGTTCAACAAGTCATACACCTTGCCTCCGGACAGGCTAAACACTCCCGTTTATGGTATTTATCGTGAAAAATGGTATTCCTCCTTGGATGATGAGGCTAACTGGATTGATGGTTATGAAGAATATGCAAGAGATTATATCAATTCATCAAGACCTACAATCGGAATTATTGAAAGTAAAATGTATGTTGATTCACAACAACTACAACCATATTACGCCATAATATCAAGACTAGAATCATTGGGATTAAATGTCATACCAATAGTGGCATATGGTGGAACAAATGAACAACTGGAGGTAATGTTAAAAACATTTACAAATGCAAGCACACTTGAAGAATTGAATTCCGGAAAATGCAATATACGAATAGATGCAATGGTAAATATGGTGGCATATGGTTTGGGCGGAACGGACTTTGATAAGGTAACGCCATTTTTCAGCAAGTTAAACATACCTATACTCAAGGCAGTTCACTCCGATTACGTGTCAAATACAGAGTATACATTAGGAACAACGGGATTGGGTGCACTTGGAGGAGATAAATGGTGGCATATAGCAATAAGTGAAGCTCAAGGGGCCGTCACTCCAACATTTGTTGGAGGATATGCCTATACGATAGACGAAAATACCGGGGCATCCATCAGCGGATATGTACCGCATGACGGTAATATAGAGGTACTGGCTAACAGTCTTTATAACTGGGCATTGTTGAAATACTTGTCTAATGAAGATAAGAAAATAGCAATATTGTACTATAATTATCCTCCGGGAAAACAGAACATAGCCGCAAGTTATATGGATCCGGTTGAAAGTACATTGAACTTACTGAACGTATTGCAAGAAAACGGCTATGATGTAAAAAACATACCTAAAAACTCAACAATACTATTGGCACAGATGTTATCACAGGGAACAAATGTGGCCAATTGGGCTAATGGACTTGTAGAGGTAATGGTAGACTTCAGAAATTCATCCTATGATGAGATATACGGTTATCAGTACAACAATACCTATAAAATAGATTTGGAAAACATGACCGAAGAGGAGATAAATGCTCTAAAAGACACCCCTGGAGTACTGTTATATCCTGTAGCCGAATTTAAAAAATGGTACGATAAGTTGGATGATATTAGTAAATTGACAATATCCGAAGGACCTGTGGCATATATAGGTGAATACTCAAGAATTGCAGTATCACTCAACTATACCAACTTTACAGAAAACATCGACGACTGGTACAATGGGGTAAAGGAATTAATACCATCAGCAAAGATTAACTTGGTTCTTCCATTGATAAATAATATCACATCCCTTCTGAAGTCATATGTAAAAACGGCTAACCAGTCATACTATGAGGAATACCTACAACTTAAAGAGGAATTCCTATCATATAATATTGAAGGATTATCCGGTTGGGGAGAGTTTCCTGGAAATATAATGGTAGTTGAAAGGGAAGGCATAAAGTACTTCGTGCTTCCTGGTATACAATATGGAAATGTATTCATCACGCCAGAACCTCAGAGGGGATGGGAAGGTAATGCTGAACAGTTATACCACAATACCATAGTTCCACCACACTACCAGTACCTGGCATTGTATTCATATCTACAAGAACAGGGCTATAATGCAATGGTATTCATGGGAAGACATGGAACTCACGAATGGCTATCAGGTAAGGAAGTACTATGTTCCGATACGGATTTCACCACAATCATGACGGGTTCAATTCCGCAGATATACTTCTATATTACCGATGGCTTATCTGAAGGATTAACGGCTAAACGCAGAGCATCAGCAGTCATAATAGATCATTTAACTCCACCGATGACACTGACCAATCTTTATGGTAATCTTTCATATATCCATACATTGACTGAGGAATATGAAGTGGGGGATAATGATAAAAGATTAGAACTGGCTCAGCAGATGCGGCAAATAATAATCGACGAAGAATACGATAAGGACATGCAGATTAACGTGTCTGCATTGGACGATGATGAATTGGTAGCACAGGTCAATGACTATATAAATAGCCTAACAAGTACATTATATCCTTATGGAGTACATGTAATCGGACAAAACTGGTCTGATGAAGAAATAGGATTGCTGGTTACATCCATGTTGTCCTCTGAATATGAATATAATGAAGCTGGGGATACAACATCACTGTTAAATGAGATGGCTTATCTATTGGATGGTAAAGACTATGCTAGCTTAACGAATTCGAAAAAATCCATAGCACAAACAAATAGTTTAAACTTTATAAACAGTTTGATTGTCAATGGCATGGCTGAAACACTAAGTAACATAACGGATAATCCATCAGAAGGTCTTAATAAAACCTGTCAATTGGCATTAAAATACATCAATACATTAAAAGAAAGTACGATAAATGAGGTACAGAGCTTTTTAAATGCTTTAAATGCTGGTTATATTGAACCTGGAAGTGGTGGAGATCCAATAAATAACCCTAAAGCAATTCAAACAGGTAAAAACTTCTATCAGGATCAATCCTCAGAAGTACCAACAAAATCGGCATATGAAAAGTCAAAAGACCTGCTGGACGTAACATTGGAACACATAGATAATGAAACAAATAAGATCGTGCTTGGAATATGGGATACAGAAACAGCACGTGATGATGGACAGTTAATATCCCTCGTACTTAGATTATTGGGTATGAAACCGACATGGTCCTCTTCACCAAGTGCAGGAGCAGATGGTAAAAAATTAAGGGAAACTCCCGAATATGAAAAATTGGAGGACATGTACAGACCTGAAGGATATAATAAAACACGATTGGATGTTGTAATAGTACTTGATGGAAACTTCAGAGACTTATACAGTCGTCAAGTAGGATTACTAGATAAGGCATTTAGAATAGCACTGGCACGTTCATATGACACTATCGTGAATAATCAGACATTGATTGATGAATACGGGGATGATTTGTTTAAAGCCATAAATCCAATAATGGAAAATATCGGATATTATGGAGTATCATCAGAGTCCCTGGAAGAAAATGCAGTAGCGTCAAATTGGATTAGGGACTTTAAGCATTATATGGCCTTGAACATGACACCGGAACAGGCGGGCGAATTTGCCATAAGCAGAATCTTCGCTCCCCCTGAAAGTGACTATGGGGCATTAATCAGTCAGGCCGTAAGACAAAGTTGGACATTTAACGATACAAAGGATTTGGCATTAAAATACATAAATCGTATGGGTTATATCTATTCAAGCACAAACTGGGGAACATATAACTCTAATGTATTGGAACAATTGCTCAACGGCACTACTTCATTATTCACAAGCAGAAACACAAACCTTTATGGTGTAATTGATAACGACGATTACTTCGATTACTGGGGTGGTTTATACAATGCTATGGGTTATATAAACAATAAGGACATCTCATTCAATGTTATCCGTTACGGTGAAAATATAAACACATCAATAACGGAAATTGGTCAATTCTTGAAACGTGAAATGAACTCAAGGTACTACAACCCTCAATGGATTAAATCAATGATGGAACAAGATTATGCCGGATCAAGTTACATGTCTAAATTCGCCTCAAACCTTTATGGATGGGCATCCGTAACAGATAAAGTAACTAATAAGGATTGGGATAACCTTGTAGGTGTTTATATTGATGATAAATATGGATTGGGTGTTAACAAGTTCTTAACGAATGGATATAATTCATATGCTATGATATCCATTACCGGAACCTTGCTAACTGCCGCTTATGAAAATAAATGGCAGACTGATGATGATACATTGAGAAAAGTTGCAGATATATGGGCTCAAAGTGTCATAGACAATGGTGTGGCCTGTTGTGACTGTAGTTGTGGTAATGTATTGATGATGGACTGGTCACTCAAATACATTAATCCCGACTTGATGAGCAGATTAAAGGCTAAGTTATATCAGGCAACACAAGATAAAAGATTTTATGAAGACGGATATGGTGAAACTGATAATCCTAACGGAAACATGAATGGTACAAGTGATGCTGATACGAACAATACAAATGATGAAGGTACAAATAGTACCGGTAACGCTACCGGTAACACCACCAACAACAGTACTGGAAACGGTACCGGAAATGCAACGGGCAATATGACTGATGTTACCGGAAACAGTACCGGTAATAGCACGTCATCTACAAATACTACTGATACTAATAGTAACACAAATGGCACTACCAACACCAATAGCACTACACATACCAATGGCACTACCAACACCAATAGCACTACACATACCAATAGCACTACCAATACCAACAATACAAATACTCCGGATAATGGTAATTCCACCACTAATCCTACACAAAATAACACAAATACAAATACGACAAATACAAATGCCACAAATTCAAGTGCACCCATAACTAATGACACGGTTCCGGCCGTAAATACTACAAATATTACAAGCAACATCACAAATATAACAGATGTGAACATGACAAATGTAACGAATTCTACCATCAACACGACTAATACTACAGCACCAGTAGTCAATGTGACAAATACCACCGTTCCAACTATCAATGATACAAACAGTACAAATGAATTCATCAATGTAAGCGATGTGGATATTACCAATGCAACTAATTCAAGTACAAATGTAACCAATAATACAGGTCCAACAAGCAATATTACAAACACAACACCTACAAATACTACAAATCCAAATGAAAACAATGTAAATGTTACTGATAATGAAAATAACACGGAAGTGGCAAATCAGACTACTGAAGTTGTCAACGATACTGTCGATGAAAAAGATGATGAAAACGTTAAGACTCCTGATACAAATATAACAAACAACAATACAGTGGAAAATCAAAGTGTCGTTGAGAATACCACAGTACGAAATGATACTCAAACATCATCAATAAACAACACACACAACAGCACATTGGAAAATAGAAATAATACGGATGAGGTTTCATCAAAAAACAATGATGTAGATAATTCAGAAAGTAATCAAAA is part of the Methanosphaera sp. BMS genome and harbors:
- a CDS encoding cobaltochelatase subunit CobN, with translation MNRNIFADKRIILLSFTCILIFSCMVTVSADSEYHSKELETIDNGTVSGGLYSDSYFGYDDKHINVNYSNTINRVNTYSSTGDTPSSADRDNSQTSTDSSINTNSNSANAQTSTRDNDIEVKFDDKNVTYIYKPLDSNAKIKSAHLMVAVYMANMNRNYPVDMELTFNGKTYVNETLSSTYSNSEGPVIINDNINRVTSDYLIHFNVTDNMALTGNYIHIDLTKSESAVVKMATLLVAYDDDDYDLYYYTINYGHDVVNIEDYTSSTRFQGVYSGSRVYYANLTSYYLASVNAAYKFNGKTLENYPPQGGYDGVCSWNVTNKYHVGTNNNVLEYSRLGSYFKIFASTMLVKYYNSKMLPDLTVDSVYVNPNDYKYNNSVFLDDENEIVVNIKNTGARKANKFNVSLKLDNNKYTKTLSSLDTFEDAAVVFNVGYNKNVSNVNLSVIIDEEMIVSEVSRVNNIYNASFNTTYTKFADLNISDIVLEDNIILKNKTRIKVNITNNGLRKSDESTVKIYISDDVTRILIKTVNLEKLDINESQIIDVDWTPNDYGLFVLEVVVDENIEEIDYDNNQLNYTIIVNNPNLLSIFIISDNSGTNSYNQASKTLLEDYAGLINIQIRTDNQAVTMSNQELSTYLESADIVIADWLSSGVYEKINAIIKDNPNIIKNKNNKIFLILEPPVSTTASSVEIIKNSTFYIKGVNKLSSLANVGIDVLYDYYFNTTRGLSYSSVYDYISNVHEIPAIYNQATLYKDLSSVDADRNMILWLLNSINSKMFNKSYTLPPDRLNTPVYGIYREKWYSSLDDEANWIDGYEEYARDYINSSRPTIGIIESKMYVDSQQLQPYYAIISRLESLGLNVIPIVAYGGTNEQLEVMLKTFTNASTLEELNSGKCNIRIDAMVNMVAYGLGGTDFDKVTPFFSKLNIPILKAVHSDYVSNTEYTLGTTGLGALGGDKWWHIAISEAQGAVTPTFVGGYAYTIDENTGASISGYVPHDGNIEVLANSLYNWALLKYLSNEDKKIAILYYNYPPGKQNIAASYMDPVESTLNLLNVLQENGYDVKNIPKNSTILLAQMLSQGTNVANWANGLVEVMVDFRNSSYDEIYGYQYNNTYKIDLENMTEEEINALKDTPGVLLYPVAEFKKWYDKLDDISKLTISEGPVAYIGEYSRIAVSLNYTNFTENIDDWYNGVKELIPSAKINLVLPLINNITSLLKSYVKTANQSYYEEYLQLKEEFLSYNIEGLSGWGEFPGNIMVVEREGIKYFVLPGIQYGNVFITPEPQRGWEGNAEQLYHNTIVPPHYQYLALYSYLQEQGYNAMVFMGRHGTHEWLSGKEVLCSDTDFTTIMTGSIPQIYFYITDGLSEGLTAKRRASAVIIDHLTPPMTLTNLYGNLSYIHTLTEEYEVGDNDKRLELAQQMRQIIIDEEYDKDMQINVSALDDDELVAQVNDYINSLTSTLYPYGVHVIGQNWSDEEIGLLVTSMLSSEYEYNEAGDTTSLLNEMAYLLDGKDYASLTNSKKSIAQTNSLNFINSLIVNGMAETLSNITDNPSEGLNKTCQLALKYINTLKESTINEVQSFLNALNAGYIEPGSGGDPINNPKAIQTGKNFYQDQSSEVPTKSAYEKSKDLLDVTLEHIDNETNKIVLGIWDTETARDDGQLISLVLRLLGMKPTWSSSPSAGADGKKLRETPEYEKLEDMYRPEGYNKTRLDVVIVLDGNFRDLYSRQVGLLDKAFRIALARSYDTIVNNQTLIDEYGDDLFKAINPIMENIGYYGVSSESLEENAVASNWIRDFKHYMALNMTPEQAGEFAISRIFAPPESDYGALISQAVRQSWTFNDTKDLALKYINRMGYIYSSTNWGTYNSNVLEQLLNGTTSLFTSRNTNLYGVIDNDDYFDYWGGLYNAMGYINNKDISFNVIRYGENINTSITEIGQFLKREMNSRYYNPQWIKSMMEQDYAGSSYMSKFASNLYGWASVTDKVTNKDWDNLVGVYIDDKYGLGVNKFLTNGYNSYAMISITGTLLTAAYENKWQTDDDTLRKVADIWAQSVIDNGVACCDCSCGNVLMMDWSLKYINPDLMSRLKAKLYQATQDKRFYEDGYGETDNPNGNMNGTSDADTNNTNDEGTNSTGNATGNTTNNSTGNGTGNATGNMTDVTGNSTGNSTSSTNTTDTNSNTNGTTNTNSTTHTNGTTNTNSTTHTNSTTNTNNTNTPDNGNSTTNPTQNNTNTNTTNTNATNSSAPITNDTVPAVNTTNITSNITNITDVNMTNVTNSTINTTNTTAPVVNVTNTTVPTINDTNSTNEFINVSDVDITNATNSSTNVTNNTGPTSNITNTTPTNTTNPNENNVNVTDNENNTEVANQTTEVVNDTVDEKDDENVKTPDTNITNNNTVENQSVVENTTVRNDTQTSSINNTHNSTLENRNNTDEVSSKNNDVDNSESNQNSIPPESSENEQQNQQTDQPVDNQQNSVNDNSVKETPSPKVSELTITSQNKMDSEGSTTAATATVGKMHELITSKKGSAITDSAMSALSIIFVLSLLVAIAYGYYNKRNLN